GCCTTCGAGCACGAACACAGTGCTGACCCCGGGGTGGGAGAGCACGTCCCGGTCCAGCCGGCGCAGCGCTGCCTGTCCGGCGTCGTCCGCGAGCACCTTGTTACCCGAGATGCCCGCGTTGACCACACCCTTCACGGTGTTGCCCGGCGCGGCCTGGAGCCGCCGGGAGAGGTAGTCGGGCCAGCGACGGTTCTCCTCCGAGGTCGAGGCCCAGCCGTCGGTGATGGAGTCCCCGAGGAACGCCACCGAGCTGATCGTCGTGGACGTCTCCACGCTCACCGCGTCCAACCAGTACCAGGAGCCTGTCGGATCGGTCCAGTTGACCGCCTCCTCCTCGGCGGCGTGGTTGCCCGCGGCCGCGTAGGAGGTCTGCATCGCCATGCCGTGACCGGTCGTCGGTCCCTGGGCACCCGTGACGTACAGGCTGATGACCAGGTTGCTCTGGGCGGCCAACCTGCCGGCCAGTGGGTCACTGAGTACGGTCCCACCTGCGGCGACGGTGACCGACGGCTGCCCGCCGAACGTCAGTCGACGGTTGCTTCCCCCGACCAGTTCCGCACCCTGCCGCTGTAGGCCGGCGTAGGCGCTGGCGAACGTCACCGGATGGTCACCGAAGGCGTTGGTGAGGCGGATCCGCAGGTCGGTGCCGCCGACGCTGGTGCGTACGACCAGCCGGTAGCTGCGGTCGGCGGGCCCGGCACTCTGCCGGTCCGCGCTGGCACCCCAGGTGATCACGGAGTGCCGTTCCCCACCCGTGGGGTCGACCGCCGACTCGGCCTGCGCCCACGCCTGCGTCGGCGTCGCCGGCCCGGCCTGCGCGGCCGTCGGGGCGGTCAGGGGTACGCAGACCGCCGTGACCAGCGCGGAGACGGCAACCAACGGGCGGCGCCAGGAGCCGGCAGGTCCTCGCGTGGTGAGACGCCTCAGGTCGGCCATCTCAGAGGCTCCTCAGCGTGACGGACTCACCGGGCTTGAGGGTGACCGTGCGCGTGGTTCCGCCGGCAACCACGGTCGTGCTCCGGCCGCCGACGCTCGTCAGCCTGGCCTGGGTGACCTTGCCGTTCTTCCAACCGAGGTCGAC
The Micromonospora pisi DNA segment above includes these coding regions:
- a CDS encoding SGNH/GDSL hydrolase family protein — encoded protein: MADLRRLTTRGPAGSWRRPLVAVSALVTAVCVPLTAPTAAQAGPATPTQAWAQAESAVDPTGGERHSVITWGASADRQSAGPADRSYRLVVRTSVGGTDLRIRLTNAFGDHPVTFASAYAGLQRQGAELVGGSNRRLTFGGQPSVTVAAGGTVLSDPLAGRLAAQSNLVISLYVTGAQGPTTGHGMAMQTSYAAAGNHAAEEEAVNWTDPTGSWYWLDAVSVETSTTISSVAFLGDSITDGWASTSEENRRWPDYLSRRLQAAPGNTVKGVVNAGISGNKVLADDAGQAALRRLDRDVLSHPGVSTVFVLEGVNDIKAHTGVTVDDLVAGYRQIIDRAHTAGKCVVGATVMPYKGWYEYDAAGEAVRQGVNDWIRHSGAFDEVVDFDRIVRSPYDPQAMLPFFDSGDHLHPNDKGMQAMADAVDLSVLGCDR